Below is a window of Impatiens glandulifera chromosome 2, dImpGla2.1, whole genome shotgun sequence DNA.
ACTTACATTTAGTCGAGCAACTCGAGCAGATATGGCCCTCCCAGGTGCCTGAAGTGCTTTATTATAGACCTGTTTTATGGaggtaataaaaattaaaaaaaaaaataaagccaTAGAAGATCTATATATGGAAATAGCATGACCTAATATTAACTtctgcaaaaaaaaattatatagtcaCTTACTTGTATATAAATTAGGGATACAACATTTGGAAGCAAGGTGACAGGATCAGTTTCAACAGAAACTTAAGatattaaatcatatatatgaCAGAAAATCTTCAGTACCCAAAAACAAAATTTCCTATAGAACATggaaaatctacatttattatatttcaattttaactttggaAATATTTCATTAGGATCATAATTGCGATTAAGATTGTGATAAAATGTcagttttcaaataggctcaaTATGTTAGGATACAGAACTTTAGAATATGAAGGGACATCCTAATACTCTAAAAGAAAATGACATGTAATAGTATCAAGCTACCTTCCGATATGAATGTAGCATAGTTCTTTCTAGTTTCTTGGCAAGCTTCTTTACTGATAATCCACTACATAAACAAATAGAAGAACATCATTGTTTACAGTTAAAAGAGATTACATGTCTTAAAAAATAAGCTTAAACATAAGGTTCTTGCTTACATTTCCTCAGTTATGTCTCTTAGGACCGCCATGAATGTTTCCACGTGCTTTCACAAGCAATACAGCTAATTTAGCATAGATAATatgaaattgtaatttgaaaattttcattagCAATATTATCCACCAACATAATGCAGTCATTTCTGATTGTCAGCAGATTGAATCAAATCTAGTGTGACAAAGCCATGTAGAAGAATCAATATGGCTCTACTGGTCTTTCTCAGTGTCGGTTTTACTTTCtacaagattttttttcaatgttaaAGTTTGTCTATGTACAAATAGATAAATGCATGCAATTATActtctatcatttttcttataCATAAAAACATTGCTATTATTTGGAGCAAGATTACTTGTTACTGACACATTTCTCTCCAAAGCTTCAATTAGTGGAAAAGATTTAGCTGAAAGAGGTTCTGGAAGATTCTTTGCCTGAGAAAAGATACAGAATAAGTACAAACACAAATCAAGCTTGAGCATAGGGTAACATATGGTATAAGAATTCTCAGTATTAAAGCAACTCTGTCCCCAAAACTAAGTGATGCAGATCCTGGCTTTTCAAAATCCTGAATTGCACTTTCATTTCTCAACTTGTTCTGCATATCCTGAAGCAACAGGATTCACCATATAAGATTATTTACAAGCTTACAAAGTCTCTTTAAGAATACTACAAACTAATATGAACTGGTTTTTTTCTTGAGAATCATTTTATCAAAGACAAACACCTAAAGAAATTAAGCTCATGATATCTAGCAACCTTTTTAATCAAAACAAACACTTAGTCAATTTAACAgataattcaaactaaaaataaagaaactaTTATAATTTCACGTATTCtgcatatattttaattaatctgaaTGGAAGAGTTCATAGACAGACCTTTTGATGTTGAGAATAATTACAGGAGGGAGTCTCGGGAGGTGATAATATGTAAATGGTAGTATAGAAGGAATCTCGATCGACAAGGACGAAAACGCTTCCTCTCCTAGAGaataggggtgttcatcggttcggtttcgagttattcgagttcctcaattcggtttctttgaattttttgtttttttcgtcaattcgaaaaccgaaccgaattcgaatatattctaattaaaccgAACCAAATTCGAATTTTATATTCAGTTTGAACttcgaataattcgaattcaaaccgaattcaattttcttttattttaaactcaaaataaaatgtaccaACCAAGAATTGAACCTTGGGTCTATACCATGGtagggtactattctaccactagtgtttttgtttcatttttttcttttattataaatcttaatttaaaatattatagtttgattattttgaacttattcttaagttaagtttggaagaataaataataaaaaatgaattcggttttcggtttggttttcgaattgaaacctaaactcgaaaaccaattcgaaaaccgtatttgaattcgaattggtttgaaattcgattcgaaaaccgaaaataaaattcgaatttagtttattcgaatttggtgaattcgaattcggtcggatatttggttcaaaccaaatattgaacaacCCTACTAGAGAAGTATCGATTGCACGATAAATTATACAAAAGAAACATCGATCAAAGGAGTCTATAAGGTTGTGGCACAACGTGACCTTTGAAGATGTTCAAAGGGTTGCGTCATAGCGTGAGTTTCGAAGGTTTCGACACAGCGTGAACTTCGAAGATCTTTGGAGCGTTAAGGTACAAAATGAGTTTCGATGATTTTTGGAGAGTTTTAGAGGATTAAGGCCACTTTCGAACTTACGGAACCGATTCCTGTTTTACCCACCTTTTAAACAACTTTTCTCAAAGTACCTATTTTTTCATTCAccttcccaaactacccacatttttctctctaaattatTACTCATCtttttctctctaaatcattaattatccTTTTAATTACAAATCTTCCACATTAATCCACTAAttactctattttataaatataaatatatataattaaaattaataatacatatattaaataaaatatattacattaatattaaaataatatatatatatattatttttatttaattttataaatataatatataattaaaaataaacattataaattaaataatttaaaataatattataaattaaaatgaaatatattacatacacctttaatattatatattaaataaaatatattaaaatattaaaataacacatatattacataaatattaaaataatacatatattttataaatataatatatataattaaaactaaatatactaaattaaataattaaaattaatattataaactaaaaaaatatataacataaatctaaaataaaataaaataaatgaaactttaaaataaattaactaaactttaaaatatttataaaaataatcaatttaaaaaaccttaaaataaaataaattttataaattttaaaatatttataatattttacacatttacataaaatataagtcttattttaatatttatgtaatatatgtattattttaatatttatataatataatatattttattttaatatataatattaaaattttatgtaatgtattttatttagtgtataatattttattttagtttataatatttatttgaattatttagtttataatgtttaatattaattatatatattatatttataaaattaagtaaaaataaaatatttgtgttattttaatatttatgtaatatatgtgttattttaatatataatattaaaagtttatgaaatgtattttattttagtgtataatatttatttaaattatttaatttataatgttcaattttaattatatgttatatttatatatatgtgttattttaatattaatgtaatatattttatttaatatatgtattattaatttaattatatatatatatttatatttataaaacatagTGATTAGTGGATTATTGTGGAAGATGtgtaattaaaagaataattaatgattgagagagagaaatgtgggtagtttgggaaagtgaatgaaaaggtgggtagtttgggaaaaattgtttgaaatgtGGGTAGAACAGGAATTGGTTCAAGTTACGGCATAAGAAATGTGAACAAGAGTTTGAATGTTTTTAGGGGAAAATAATATTGGAAGATTTGAAAGTtgatattattcttaaaaataaaaataaaaaataaaggtgaGAATCAGTTAAATTAAGGGGAAAtcggacgaaatgaccctaaagatggGGGCATTTGCCTTGGTGGTCACTAGCAAAATTATATTgctctggtgaccactttaattttttggacgaaattacccttttcgcgtaacgcaaaaggacttcgcgtttcgcgaagtggaacagtgtgaaaagtccagaatacccttactatttaatataaccctgaccctttttttcatttcttttcttctccttctctcttccctcccgctcttctcctcctacTCTCTAAACTCGCCGGCAGCGGCGGCGAGCGGCGGCGATACACacaatgagctccacgacgagcacgagcactgttccacTTGGTAAGTATCCTATGATACTTGAAGTTTATTGTTGTTTGTTTCTGCATTTTCGAATCACTGTTGTTGTTTATTGTTTATCCGATGagacttcacgtttcgcgaagggcttcacgtTTCGTGAAGGgattcacgtttcgcgaagggcttcacgAATCCAATCTTGGGCGAAGATATTGAAAGAAATTGGTCTGGATTCAGTGAAGAAGTACTTACAGTAAGACGGCAATCGGCTAAGTGCCGACGTTATAGATGGTATGCCACCAAAATTCATCGAGCCCTTCATTATACAAGGTCTTCATCTCGATCTTGTAGAGGTCGGATGAATCGTCTGCTACATGAAAGTACTCCCTCATTTGTTGGTACGACTtcttaaatatgtaattagGTGTTTCCTTATCTCCGTTTAGATTGATCGAttcttcatttattattaatgaagaaCACTAGGAATTTCTTGCACGGAGAAGCTATTGCTGCTCTTGTTGATGTGATCGGTTCAGCTGTTATATGCACCGTCGGTACATCTCATACCGGAGTGTCTGTTGAGATCAGTGTTTCATACTTGGATTTTGCTTATGTTGGTGTGAGTAGTTAGCTTTTTCTCctttttgatttcattttgcAGATAGGGTTTTCTCAATAGTCAATACAATTGAGTTGTTTTCATTTAGgtgttctataattatatgttaaaaggTTTGTTTGTAGAATTGCATTTTGAAAAGGGAGGAgacatagagaaattgagattgGACTTGGATAAACTTCCCTTCATATTAAGGGACTTTAATCCAATTTGCATTATTAAACCTAGTcctaatgtaaattaaaataagctATAATAAAACTAACATAATTATCCTAAGTACTACTACTAATGATCGACCTATCAAAACCCTAATCTCTATTTCATATCAACTCTTATTTGCTTGTTAGTAGAAAAGCTTAGAGGTGTCATTTGCTTTCATTGATTCTAAGTTAACAATCTTCAATACCTGGTTTGATAATCCTTTACTAGATAATGTTCTATTTGTTTGTTCAATTGGTCTATTGTTGATAGAATTACAAGATTTTCTTTCACGACTTTGCTTCACATTTGTTTCAGGAAGAAATTGAGATAGAAGCGAAGACATTACGGGTTGGGAAGGCCATTGTTGTCATTACTGTTCAGTTCAAAAAGAAACAGAGTGGGAAGATGATTGTTCAAGGCCGTCATACTAAATACTTTGCCGTGGCaagtaaaatttgaaaattgaaccAATGTTATATGAATTCTTGAacaattaataatgtatttCCTCAGATTCTCTAATTAAAAGGAAGCTTCATTTCTTTtgtctgttttatttttataatcagaTATATATGAAgcttttctaattattaatgtaatattgtACTTTCATCTTGTCacctaaaaaaatcaaattataagcatatttttgttatttacaaTTTGTGATAGAAATTTAAGACAAAACTCACCAAAATGGAATGTTTTTATCATTCATACTCACCAAGAAGTTTCAAACTAGACTAGagagttatcatatatatagctataaaaaacaaaaaaatggaGGACCAGTCTAgttattatttgaacaaataacaAGATATATCTTTTTTTGGATATTCGTGGTAGTCtattatgaaaatgaagaattgTTCTCATTCACCTAATCTTTTCTTTGTCCTCGTCAATTTGTTCTAGTTGTTCATATCGCGCACCACCACGGTCATTATTATGATTGTCTGATTTTTCATAGTCTTCTTCGTAGTGCCTATGGTGTCGTCGACGACGTTCATGTTCATACAATCCCTCCACTTCATCCTCCGGTTAATCATGATCCTTTGGCTTCTCATAAGATCGCTCATGAGATTTCTCCCTATCACCCTCTCTatctcttcccttttcacgGGATTTTTCCCTACACATGATGGGGTGAACATCAGAATCATTCATAtcaaaatgcacaaactgaaattcaaattcaaaaaacacTAACTGTGTTTGGTAGAGGTACAATTCCAATTCTTTTGTTTGAACCAGTATTAACCAATATAAACCAGTATGAACCAGTATGAACCAggatgaaccaatatgaaccagtattaaccaatatgaaccagtatgaaccaatatgaaccaatatgaaccaatatgaaccagtgtgaaccaatatgaaccaatataaaccaatatgaacatatttaattgatttaggattagggtttaattaagaacaacataaatcgtttgaaatgaagataatagacaataagaacataaattgatttagggttttcagatggagatactggaaacatgaacataaatcgatttgggttagggttagggtttgaaatgaagatatggaaataagaacataaatctgtattataaacatcgatttagggttaaggttttcttatctttgtagattcaGGGCATAGCCATAGTCGCCGTCGCCGAAGttttcgccgccgccgccgaacaagaacagagagagaagagagagaaacgaaatgaaggaaatgaaaaaatttgagtatttatattaaacctaATTCACTTCGCGAAATGCGAattcccttcgcgttacgcgaaaaggttaatttcgtctaaaaaaaataaagtggtcaccagatcaattcTAATTATCGGGTGACCACGAAGGCAAATGCTCtcatctttagggtcatttcgtccaatttcccaaATTAAGAGTGTTGATGAagtattaaaactaaaaaatttaaataaataataataagttataatagaacttaaattgtaaataatatattgactaattaatataaaaattatgtattaaagagataaataaataattttacatattatgataattcaacaaattcatatacaatattttagttttataatatcttatatatttaaatatattaccttttatttaaaatcaaggTTTCAAAATCATAAAGATAGTGGTTTTTTAGTAGTCGTTATTAAGACTCAAATAATGACGGTTATTTAAGTGGTCGCAATTAAACCACAAATACCCACCACTATTGTGATGGTTGgcattgatatattatataaagacgGTTTTTGTTCCGTTCCTACTGTTACTTGGGGTCGTTATTGaatctttttttactagtgtaggtatttaaataactctttaGTCTCTACgcatttatttcatatttgcGTATCCATAAACCCTTTTTTTCCATAAACCTCTTCAATacagtattttaatttaagttaattacATAATAGTTCAACactataaatattacattaaaaacataataactattaaattaattataaattaacctAACATATAACACGAATCTTTGAATGacattataacaaatattttacacCATACTGTTGTAAAGATAACCAATATACATAAGAAGAATAAGTTAATATCTTCAGAATTCAACTTTAACAAAGGCATGATAATAGTAgatatttgttcatataaaaatgtataatacaGTCCATGtcatatattaaaacaaaataattaaaatttctaaacaGATCAAACACACAGCTTTAAAACTAGTCACATAATAAAGAGCAAGGATAACGACTAATAATTAGATGAATCTGCTCTCTTTTTTTCTCCAATTGATGGAAGGATGATAACTACTAAGAAtcgtttaaataaaaaagtcctAAGGGGATAAGGCTTCATCCTTGTACTAACCAGAATGACTAAATTCTATAGTACACCTATTTCTACAATAGCTTCAGTTTTATTCAGATtcctaatattataatttgtaattaGTAAAGTACGTTAATGAGAATAATAGAGTTACTAGAGTATGTGTTTTGTTTATAACCCTAgaatactttttatatttatatatatatatatataccttaaaCTCGAATGACTTATATATCTTGAAATTACATTAACGAGAAAACTAgaattaagaatgaaattacATTAACGAGAAAACTAGAATTAAGAATGAAGAGATAATAAGAATTTAAGGGCGGGATAGATAGAACCCTTAGAGCTAGGGTGAATACAATGGGGGAATAatgaagaagataaagaaaagtTGATCTTGAAAAATTTCTCGAATAATGTTCCGTGTGTTTTCTATAGAGTATGATCTCTTCCTTATATAGCTTCCACCTATCGTAATCAATTCATAAGTCCAATattctttaaattatattatctttcttATATACTTTCTAACTGACATTATCAATTTTTCATCAATATCACACTTTTTGCTACTAccttatcaataattatttatttctatataaattattttaaggtaTATAAATAGATGATAACTTTTCTCTTTAAATTGAAGATGAAAGTGAATTTGACATTTAAGGGTGAAGATAAAATTGTGAAaggtttataatataattttaaatttaataaattcgTGAGTGTTGAAATTCATTAAACGATAATATGACAGGATGTTAATAACCTGCGAGAAAAAAAGTAGAAATCCATATGATTGAATGAAGATTAACAAATAGATATGGGTATTAACTGTTAGGACGAGAAACAACTTAATGTGGTAATCTATCAACTGACCGGATGtagtgtgttgactaaataactagaaaaagaaaaataataaaaatttgtatGGTTAAATTAAGGTCAACAAATAAAATGAACATTGAccattcaaataaaatgaacatTTACAGTTGTAGGGAATCAACAACTAAAAATAACTAgtatgataattaaaaaaaagcgCTCATCAGTGATAGAAGCAAAGTTTGACTGCGAAGCCAAAACATACTCCACCCAAATGTTGTTAGGACACAAAAGTTTCTATAGTTTGTTTCCAAATTCAAATGGTAAGAATAAATGAGTTGATGTGTGTTCCCTTTCCTCAATAACCTATCCCGATTCCTTACAATTGGATCACTAAACTTATAAATCGGTCATTTGTGGTTGGTTTTATTGTAATGGAGCTAacttttcaaaaagaaaattaaagatagacaattgattaataaaaaaatagtttatttttttcaacttttctTAATACctgtttcaatattttcatttagAAAAAAACACTCAAGATCATTCATCAAGACAAGTTCCATATGAAAAATGTTCAAAGTTAGGACGGGTTGTGCCTGCattctattattatatgtaCAACAAATGCTATACATCTTTCTGTCTTTATTTGCTTATAAAGACAAAAATTTGCTTATACAGTTCACCAGTTTgcaactaataattttttttagtttaggaATTCAGAACTAAGGcagcaaatgagtcaagccaatttgaactcgaactcgattaagtatttattagctcgacatCGAACGAGTTTATACATTTAAGTTTGAACTCAACTAGACTATTTAACTACAAGCTCGGCTCGAAAACTTgaactataattaaattttcaaactcgtGCTCGAATTCGAgttcaaaccaaaatttattttcaaaataaaaatatcaaactttcatagatattcaatattcaaaacatgatattttaaaataaaaatatgaaaccatcgtagttattcaaaatttcaaaacaatatgtATAAAAAGagtttattttcttctttatcgCTGTTCAACTAAGCAAatgtcaatttgaaagaaaatcaattagaaCAAGTCAATATAGAATcatcaattacaaataattatcaatTACAAATAACAAAAGTTTATTGAGAAAAACTAGACatgaaacattattattatcgGAATCATTAAACAACTGTAAGGTCAACAGACCCTCTCACCACGAATACATATCTTAAACAACTATAAGGTCAACAGACCCTCTCACCACGAATACATATCGCATGAATGATTTTAAAACAGATCTAAAATTTCAGAGCTCTATCGTAACCGCTCTCTAAGGGGCAGAAAAGACTAGATTAGTCAGTCTATTATGTCTTTAATTGAGTCAAATAAGGATCATTGTGGTACTTAATAAAATTCTCTAGACaaactaataaaacaaaacatacATCCCTCTAACGGAGATtaacatcatttaaaataaatttgtgaagCATAAACCCTAAAGATTCTAGTGAACGGCTTATCACATagtaataataatcataataatcaataatttagGGTAATTCTTCTTGTTTGTCACATGAAAACAACTTATTAACCAACTGGACTGCAAACCTAATATTCTAGTACTCGTACACTATAAAAATGTCCTCCACCCTTGGACTGCAAACCTCAAAATAATTGAAGTGAGAAGAATCACTTACTCATGGCAAAAACAAGCGATTTCTCTTCAATTCACCTGGGCACAATGTTCTTTGCTGTGGCATTAGTAGTGGTCTTCTTTCTCAGGTCTCACTCAGTTGCTGCTGACAATAATCCACCTGCCCTTTTTATATTTGGAGACTCAACGGCAGATGTTGGAACTAACACCTACTTGCCTAATAGCCTTGTTCGAGCTGACTTTCCCTTTTACGGGATCGACTTCCTCCACTCGAAGCCTACTGGAAGGTTCAGCAATGGTTTTAACAGTGCCGACTTTCTGGGTTAGTCCACTCAATTCTATTCTAATGATTGTGACACAATTACTAGTTTATCAATTAGTTCATTTGGCAGGCAAACTAATGGGCCTCAGACGAAGCCCACCGCCTTTTCTATTACTTGTGGATACCCGTCGTGGCATCCAGAAACATGCCTGCAAAGGTGTTAACTTCGCCTCAGCAGGAGCTGGTTTACTTGACGACACAGGACGAACTCTGGTACCATTCCCGGCTAAAACATTATTCAtgtataaatgaatttaaagaaataatacaaaaaaaatctgaaaaaaataatgtaatatttttctCGGACTATGACAGGGTGTGGTTCCAATGTCCAAGCAGATAGAGCAATTTACAACTGTTCATAGCAACCTCACATCTCTATTGGGTAATAACAAGGCAAGGGAATTGCTAAAACAAGCCATATTTTCAATCAGTATCGGAAGCAACGATATCTTAGGCTATTTCGCAACAAATAGCACTATCCCAAAGGAACAATTCATTGTCGCTCTAATGATCACATATCGAAACCAAGTTAAAGTAAATTAATACTTCTCCCTTTTAtcaactttaataaaaataacttccATTGAGAATAGAGAAGTACCTATTGTCCATGTTTTACAGGCTCTGTACGATCTTGGAGCAAGGAAATTTGGGATCATCAGTGTCCCACCAATAGGGTGTTGCCCATCTCAAAGACTTCACGCGGCTGGTAACTGTTTTGAAGCTATGAACGATTTCGCAACAAGTTTCTATACTTCTTTAGATAGCCTGCTTAGGAAACTCAGCACACAGCTTCAGGGGATAAAGTACTCACTTGGGAACACATATGAAATGACCATAAATGTCATAAAACATCCTCTTGCCTTCAGTAAGCAATCTAATATTCAACTTCTTTTCTTAAAAACgaacaaaaatttcaaattctcttaatatatttttaacagaTTTCACAGACGTGAAAGGTGCATGTTGTGGAGGTGGTACGCTCAATGCTGTGCTACCTTGTAATGCAACTGCTAACCTTTGTCCCAATCGCAAACAATACCTCTTTTGGGATTTATTCCACCCAACACAAGTTGCATCTCAGCTGGCAGCAGTTACTCTTTTCTCGGGTGGTCCTCAGTTCGTTAGCCCCATAAACTTTGGACAATTAGTAGAGGgcaattagtaaaaataaatccaaTTCCCAGTCAGAACAACTTGATTATAGTTGGTGGAAATTGGTACCCTGATCCTAAAAAAGATGTACTCATGCTTAGTTTTCTCTATATATTACTACTCTATGTTATTTAGAGTAGCAATAAGAAGGCATCAACTGTAACTCAAAGCAGATGAACAGGATAATACAAGACAATAatacacaaatttaaataatcaaaaagcaGCTTTCTAGACAAGGATCGAAATGGATGATTTATCTCAAAGCCACCTCGTTATTGAAACATGTTATTAGAACATGTCTATTTTTCAAGACTAGATAAAGGAAATTGGGGCGTGACCAGAATATAAACCTAACACCACAACTTAAGCATCCATTGTATGTATGGAGAGCTACctagaaaaattgaaaaaaaaaatgttagaaatcAACAAGAACTTGCAAAAGCCTTTGAATGTGTTGTGTTTCTTCTTGTTTCTGGCAGTGCCTGAATCATTGATACTTCATTATTATTGTTGACCCACGCACTGCAATCACTGAGTTATATATCAAGTAGCTTCATCCCATCCTGCAAAAATATTCCATAAATACATGCTGCATATCATGAGCAATGAATTCAAACAGCTGGATAAAATGAACCCTTTGAACCGTAATCTTTTTATAGAATTATGAATATTGAATAGTTTCCGAAATTCTAAAAAGCTCCAGAAGTTGTCACCGAAGtcttttctcatttttcatgGAACAACTATTTAGAAACAAGTCACACATTGTTTTCTAAGGCAATAATTTGGGATTATTATAGATAACTCAATATCCATCATTAATCTACTCATCAATCATGAttcaacttattaattaaaatatcaaaatactctatttagaaaagaaagtcaaatttataaattcattatatgtttataaccctaatgtctttttactcaaataataaaaaataactccaATAAGATTGTTTATCATAACCTATACCAagtggggttatttgaataaccagaTTAAGCAAGGCCCAAGAGTtacacaaccaaaacaaaaagAACCAAAATGTACGCAGtaccaaaaacaaaatctcTAAAATCTCGTTTGAGGATTTTGCCGCAACTTCAATGAGTATTGTTTGAGGACCCACATGAAGACACAGCATTTCTGTCCTTACAAGGATCACTCCTAAGTatacaaaatattgaatttggAAGTATATTTTTTCAGGAGAATACATAGGAAGGAAGTATAATGATTTTGTGATTGGATTTGGTTAGGACCAATAACTATATACAGCACTAACTAAGATAAACGATCACATTGGGAATTAGTCTTCCAGATTCTCTGCTATAGAAAAGAAATAATCTGCATAATCAATGATATCTAAAGAACATGATGACAAGAAATAATAAGAAGGTACTTACTTCCAACTTTGTCAAAGTAATCCATTCAGGCGGAGGCCAGAACAACTTGGACAAACCTGGATAATTTGTCAAAGATTCGATGCTACCGCTTTCCAAATCAAATACACCAATACCCTGACCTCTTATTGCACCATCATCTTCTCTGCTTGAGTAGAAGTAGTGATTCGAAAATATTATGCAGTTCCCCTTGTCTTTGCAGACAGTGAAATCAGAAGCTGATGCAGAGAACGTACTGTTATCACCCAGAAACAACAGTCTATCACCCAAATTTCTCACCTCCACCCAATTCTGCTCCCTCTGATCCAGCTTATAAACCTTAAAACGAACAGTTCTCTCACACAGGCAACAGTCAACTTCCTCATAAAATTCGATGGACCCATCAACATCGGATTCGTCATCATGCCCAACGCTCAGAAACGTGTCAACCAAAAGTAGGTCGTTGCAACTCTCCACCAAGACCTTCCTATCGCCTCCGAACA
It encodes the following:
- the LOC124924580 gene encoding GDSL esterase/lipase At5g55050-like, producing MAKTSDFSSIHLGTMFFAVALVVVFFLRSHSVAADNNPPALFIFGDSTADVGTNTYLPNSLVRADFPFYGIDFLHSKPTGRFSNGFNSADFLGKLMGLRRSPPPFLLLVDTRRGIQKHACKGVNFASAGAGLLDDTGRTLGVVPMSKQIEQFTTVHSNLTSLLGNNKARELLKQAIFSISIGSNDILGYFATNSTIPKEQFIVALMITYRNQVKALYDLGARKFGIISVPPIGCCPSQRLHAAGNCFEAMNDFATSFYTSLDSLLRKLSTQLQGIKYSLGNTYEMTINVIKHPLAFNFTDVKGACCGGGTLNAVLPCNATANLCPNRKQYLFWDLFHPTQVASQLAAVTLFSGGPQFVSPINFGQLVEGN